The DNA segment ttagttgaccgttaaattcttatgaaaaagtccattttgccctttggtataaagaagcatataaattaatagagtatattgttggagcatagaaatttgttatatgagactattatgtttatgagatagttatgcaccatattatttgcgataaatatacttttagatatgacataaaaaattaatacttatttattagttattaaaacatttttttagaatatgtgTTCTGATAGTAATAAACAAATCTGTTGTATTACTATGAAAAcacatatgctacataaaagaacttttaataactaataaataagtattaactttttatatcatatgtaaaagtaaatttgtcacaaataatatggtgcatcacaaactcataaatataatagtctccTCCAATAAATTTTACATTCCAACAATGtacttcattaatttattatatttcttcatagcaaagggcaaaatggactctttcaaaagaatttaacagtcaactaacggtcaactagcggaaagggtatggaagggatccaaactaaaattcaggggtatgtaagggattgagcaaaattcaggggtatagaagggattaggtgaactttcatgGGTACATAGGGGATTTTCTCAGTAGTATAAGCGGAGGTTTCAAGAGACGAAATTTTCTCAATTAAATTCCATGTTTCACCAATATAACATCTAATTTCTTAGTACTAATTTCTGATGACATTATGCTAGTAAAATCAGAAAGTACAAGACTACAAGGGCCCTTGGCCAGCTATGCATTGAGAGTATTACAGACTATCAGTATAATTTGCATACAGGGCAACAATCATTATGCACAATTCtggtttttttactttttatggTTTAGCAGCCATTTGTGGTTTTGTACTATAAAGTCTTCTCGAATTAATTTGTTGGTTACACAATTTGGAAAAGTTCAATGATTTTCTAGATAAAATTAAGGACAGAGACATGTAACTGAAAAGGTAGATAGTCAACACGGGCCTGTTTGGATAATGGATTAGGAAAAAGATTTCCCACCCAACAAAGCGTATGTTTAATCCTAGCCATCCACCCGAGTCACAGCCTCACAGGAAAACTCCCACATTCAGTGCATCCTGATAGCCAAACAATCACTAAATATACTAAATGCTAGCTGTCAGTTATCCTGGTAGCCAAACAATCGCTAAATATACTAAATGCTAGCTGTTGTCAAGAATATTAAATCCAATATGAGGATTTCAAAGGCGAAGAAATTTTCAAGCACGAGGCACAAATCTTACACACAGTAGTTTAACTACCCTTCATTGTGTAGTAATATTTTCCACGACAGTATAGCACCCAGTGCAAGTAATCAACTTTTCGGTATCTTTAAGACCAAAAACACTTAGTACATAGATTTCCCAAAAAAACACTTAGTGCAGGAATTACATTTCCTTTCTTTGACCTGAAAATACTTAGCACCCGAAATGCAGGCAAAGCAACTTgagtttaaaactttaaactGCTTTAGAGTTTATGCTCGTAACAAAGGAAAATGGTACacgtacaaaaaaaaatccttacaAACTTCTTACAAAATCCGATGCTGCATGTTGTGAGTGCATCTTGCTTTTTCATAACCACCAACTGATTAGATTCAACTGATGAGATGTAAAAACCCTCCTACTCCCCTCCACCCATGAATATAAGGGATTTGGGGCTTTTCCATTTGTCCAcgaatataagggattttggagcaCTACTTTCCCAATCCATCCAATCACTGCATTGCTACTCGTGATCTTTCCTAATCAAGTAAAGTCCCAAGGGCATCAAAGTAATTTAAACTCAACTTTAAACTTTGCTAACAACCTAAACtcccttatatttgtggacggagggaatatagcACTACTCCATAAAAAAGTGTAACTCCACCTGTTCAGTTAAGCTACATCCTAATTACATTTATTGAtgcacgatttttttttctaaaattaacaAAAACAAGTGATGCAAAtatcatataagaaattcaaaggtTCCAAAAAACAAGGATGGAGGACTGTCCTACCTGTCCAGAACTCCTACTGATTGCAGCTTGTTCTCTAAGAAGAGCTTGATCGGCTGAGTCTCCACTCTCAACATCAAACTTTGCTCTGTCAAAATCTCTTAGGTCAAGGAGCGAAGCATGTTGTTGCTTCACTCTGAGGCTTGATCGAAGCCGATAGAATTCCTGCATTGCATTTAGGCAAACTTAAAATTATGACTAATGAATAGCTGTCTTACATGTAGTTCAGAGAAATATGTTTTACGACACATTAGGACAACATAAGATTATGATTCAGCTTGATTAAAAATGATAGTTATACTATCACCTTCTCTATTAATATATTACAAAATTCACTTGCCTTCTTTCCAGAAAAGTGTTAAACTAACTACAGTTATGCACATTATAGACAGTTAGTGTAAGGTGTTCTGAACCTGAGTAAGATCTTGCAAAATCTCCATATGACGGGTCAATGTGTGAGAAAGAACTTCAGAGCCTCCTGATGATACCCAAGTTTGCATTTGAGAATTTACTTGCTGAAGCTGCTTCAGTGATCTTTCTATATCTGACTCGATATCATTCTCTGAACCATCTGATTTCATAGACACCAATTTACGGTATGCAATCATTTGATCATCTAACTGAGCTTCCAACCTCCTTGCCTGAAAGAGTCAATTGAATACAAACAAGGTATCACAGCCATTCAAAACTGGTGCAGGCACTAGggtattgcaaaaaaaaagagacctgGATTTTCTGCTTAAATTATGAATTAACCTACTCAAAGAATTACCAAGAAACCATTAAAGGTATATTTTCCGATTGCAGCAATAGGATGTACTAGGGTAATGACGACATTGGCATAGACAACTTGGAACCACTTCGTCAGACAATACGAAAACAAAATATGTAATAGTCGTACACTCTGATGGTCTGGAAGAACAGCTAAACAAGCTCGATCCATGAAAGATGGTTAGACTAAGGCTCAAAGCCCAGACCAATTCAAGGATCAGTATAGAGACAATCAGACAGTAGTAACAAAGAACATAAAGTTTGAAAACAATTGTGATAGGTCCATTCGCTCTGTTCTCCACAACTGCATTGCTAAGAAATATGCTGAAGGTACAGAATTCCATCTGAAACTGTCCCTTTTGGGGACAGTTTGGTAGGATCATGAAGATCTAGCTAGTGGGTCCATGTCAGTATGTCACATTGCTCCAAGTTCACCCTTTCAATAGAAAATGGAATGGTAAACCGTTCATGGAGCTATGGATGTCCGAAGGCACATCTTCTTTACTACCAGTCTACCACCTATCCAATGGCAAACAATATCTTGTTACAACAACGAAAACGCAAGAAGATACGCTGTTTTCTCCAAGAGCGGGCAGGCTACGGACTCCACCACCCACCAACGGCGCAGACAATTGCCCCAATCTCATTCACAGGAGACGCCTCCTCCCAATCAATTCACAGGATCCCCCACATAAACCCATCGTCGCTTCCGTcacgcgggcggtggcggaggacaGGGCCGGATCTCAGGAGTCCGTCGGggagaagaaagaaagggaGCGCGGGATATGGGGGTCATCACCTGCTTGCGAAGGGCGTCCCAAGAAGACGCCTCCATGGCTcccgcctcgtcggcgccgtctTAGCGGTCGTGGGGGGGTGGAGATCGATCTCGGCGGGGGGGAAGGGCGGCCGTTCGGATCTcagcgcgcgggcggggcgcggcgcggcgagcgaaTCAACGGGAGGACGGAGCGGAGCGGAGCAGAGAGGAGAGGTTGAGGGTGGTTGGTTGCCGATGTGTTGGAGAGGGAGAGACATCAGGTTTGGGTGGTCGACTAATcgggtgcgggtgcgggtgcggcCACCGAGCCAAGCCAGTCTGCCACACAGTGCCACCAATCCGGCTCCTCCGTATTTGCTAGGAGTGTACTCGTAcccttatttcttttttttagagaatgcTTGTTTTAACTCGTCGGATACGTGAATAGAACTGAGAAAGTTTGTTTCAGCTCATCGGATACGTGGATAGTCCTCTTAACCCACCACGTCAGAGCCAAGCATCTGTGGCGATGGGGACCGTGGTTCCGCAACCCCTTACCATATCTGCAGAGGTCACGGTTGCCTCGGCACGTGTCGGTTAGGGAGTTACAAAACCACTACTCGAGGCGATGCGTTGGGCAACTCCAGAACCCTGCGATACacttggggaaaaaaaagagaggcgaGGCGACGCTGAGGACTTGCGTCCGTGAAATCTCCTAGGCATGCCATGCATAGCAATCCTTGCACTATAGTTGTTCATGCACACAAATGGTATACCATGTTGCTAATATAAGCACTATAATAGTCaatccattttcattttttgcCTTTTATGTAACAACAATCCAATCGAATCATGGGGTCATGTGGTACGTGCCTTGCTAAAATTGAATTTGGCCCATGTTTGGATGCTCCCTAGTTTGCCCACATTTACAAAAGCATTACATTGTGGTGTGTATGTCGGATCAATCAATTGTGTTAGATGATAGACATGGTATTCAGTGTTGACGTGTAATTTCGTGTGTTAAAGTTGTAAGTTAACAAAGTTTTGTTTTGGGTAGCTTTATCATGTCTTCGTTTTAGACCTTCAAATGAAGCACACTATTATATATACGATTAAAATGAATTTGTGATCGAGCTCTTACATTATCGGTGCACAGTCGACTTGCTttgtaataaatatataaaatgaggttttcttttctttttctcggaTGGTTTTAAAAACTAAGTGAATGTGGTTGATATTAGTTGAGAGCCAGTTTTAAAACATATAATATAGTTGATAGAAGCAATATAGACttactccttccatttcatGTATATTGTAGTTTGTATCGTTTATACTATGATCCAAAAGTATCAAACATTGTTTTCTTAGAATAAGCTAAAAAGTAATTACCAAAACCCTAAATAAAATATTCAAAACAACAAAGAAAGGCAGCTCTGGGCTATACTAATTGTCGTTGCTGTGCAGTCACAGTCAAGCCGTACAGTATTATGCCCGGCCAATCTTTAGCTGAAATACTCACCATTTATACAATCCATATTTTATAAGTATGCCTTACTTTGATCTATTCCATCCTAACTTGGATCCTAACATATGTTTCCATAATTTTAAACATATACTTAGTCAACATGACAAGAAAAATTATTCAAGTTCCCTTCACTAACCCACTCTCCCTATATAGGAAGTAAACCAGATTGCTCGGCTAGCCACAACTTGCCTCCTTCCTCACCTGATGTGCAAGCCACCTTTACCATACAAAACACGCCGCCTCGCCCCACCGGACAATGACTTATCGGTGACCTTGCCCCCACCCATATAACCCCAAGCTCATTTCACCAACCTGCTCTCTCTACAGAGGAAGCAAAACTAGATTGCTTGGCTAGCCACAACCAGCCTCCTTCCTCACCTGACGTGTAAGGCATCTTTATCACACAAAACACGTCCCCTCGATCCATTGGGCAGTGAACCCCAGTTAACCTCGGTGACAAACATTGCAATGTGTATGCCCGATCAATTGATTGTGCTTGATAATAGACTTGGTATTGAGTGTTAACGTGTAATTTTGTGTGTTTAGGGTGGTATGTTAACAAAGTTTTGGATAGCTTTATCATATCTCGATTCTTAACCTTTGAACAAAGCACACATGCATTTGATAAACATGAATTTTTGTCCAACTCTTATGGTATTGGTGTTTAGTTGCCTTCTAtcgtaggaaaaaaatatatagctaaaaaatgtttttttttacttttctcgtatggttttaaaaattaaaaagtgaaCATGATTGATATATGAGTTGAGAGTCTTTTAAAAGTACAAGATAGTTTGTAGGAGGATTATAGACTTACTCTTTCCGTTTAAGTATATCGTAATTTGTATTGTCTAGTCTATGATCTGAAAGATATATCAAACACTGATTTTTTTCCAAGAATGATCAAAGTAACTATATTTATTGAGATTAGCAAAACCCTAAGAAAAATTATTCAAACCAATGAAGACGCGCCTGGCTGTACTGGCTGTCGTTGTTGCGTCGTCACCCAGTATAGTTTTTTGGCCGACTAAATTTTActcaaaatatttatcttttataCCATTCGTTACTTTGATCTATTCCATCCTAACTTAAACCCTAACGTATCTTTCTCCAACTTTAAACATGCTACAGTCAACATGACAAACAAAATCTGCAAGCTCCCTTCACCGACCCGCTCACCCTACCGAGAAAGGGAAACCAGATTGCTCGGCCAGTCACAGCCAGCCTCCTTCCTCACCTGACCTGACGTGCGAGCCACCTTTACCACGCAAAACACGCCCCCTCGCCTCGTCCCACCGGGCAGTGACCCCACCCACCCACGTCGGCACGCTCGGGCGAGCAGGCAATCATACCGTGCGGGCCCCGCCACGTGGCACCAATCCTGGCCCGGCGGCGCACGTCACCCACTTTCCCcattcctctcttcttccccccAACCCCacaaccccccacccccccccccccccccccccccccgcccggAAAATTTCCCCAatccgacgccctcctcctcctcccccctcccccctcctggATCTCCTCCACTCCCCATGGTAGCCTCCCCCGCCCCGCGCTGCTGACCCCtgggccccaccgccgccgccgccgccgctcccgtttCCCCCGGCTCTCGCTCTCGCGCGAGCCGTAGCCGTtgctggggaggaggaggaggggaaagcTCGAGGTATTTGGATGCGCGCGAGCCGATGgcgacgccggccgccgagAAGCCCGACGGGGTGGAGATCCGCGAGGTGTGGGAGGACAACCTCGAGGCCGAGTTCGCGGTGATCCGGGAGATCGTTGACGACTTCCCGTACGTCGCGATGGACACGGAGTTCCCGGGCGTCGTCTGCAGGCCGCTCGGGACGTTCAAGTCCAACGCCGATTTCAACTACGCAACGCTCAAAGCCAACGTCGACATGCTGAAGCTTATCCAGCTTGGTTTAACCTTCTCGAATGAGCATGGTGGGCTCCCGTCGCTTGGCCCCGAGGGTCGACCTTGTGTTTGGCAGTTCAACTTTCGTGGCTTCGATCCCCGGACCGACGTCGCTGCTGCAGATTCCATTGACTTGCTCCGGCGCAGCGGTATTGACTTCACCCGTCACTCGGCTGACGGCGCTGATGCTCGCCGCTTCGCTGAGCTGCTCATGTCGTCGGGCGTTGTGATGAACTCTGAGGTTCGCTGGGTTACGTTCCATAGCGGATACGACTTTGGCTACTTGCTCAAGTTGCTCACCGGCACATACCTGCCAGACACGATAACCGGATTCTTCGACCTCATCAGGATATATTTCCCCGTCGTGTATGACATCAAGCACTTGATGCGGTTCTGCAACAGCCTCCATGGTGGGCTGAACAAGCTTGCCGAGCTGCTTGATGTTGAGCGCGTTGGAATTTGTCATCAGGCTGGTTCCGACTCACTGTTGACCGCGCTGTCATTCAAAAAGCTCAAGGAGGCATACTTCAATGGGTTAACCGAGAAGTATGCCGGTGTGTTGTATGGTCTTGGCACAGAAGGTGGGGAGACCTCCTCTGCTGCTCACTAAGTAATGGATAGTTAAATAAAGGATGAACtatgtttggaaaaaaaaggagagagaaatggGTGGTGAATGTGTGATGCTTGATTACTTCCTTTTGCTTGACACTAGATTGCCAGAAAGGTACCACTTTTACCCTCAATCGTGGTTTACTCTGGGTTCAGTTAGATTAGGTGAAAAAGTATTTTGATGTCTGACTTAGCAGTTGAAGCAAATTGGACACCATTGTAGCTCCTACTTAGCGGTTGAAGCTTGCAATTCTACGCTAATCATTCACACCAACTGTAGAATTAAACACTGAATAGCAAAAGGAACACTTCTTTTTGTCGTATCATATGCCAATCTCATCAAATCTagtgataaatattttagagagTGACTCTTTAAGTAATGAGTATAGGTGCTGTTCCCTTGCGTACACTTTCCTGGAAGCAAGGACAATTATAGATTCCATGGGTTGGTTATTCCTTTCTTAAATGATGGATTTCTTTTTTGTCTATTTGGTCATACAGATGTAACTAACGAGCTTATATgtgcatgcaatttttttagtttgaacACATCATTCATCGCAATAGATTGCTTCAGATACACTGTTTTACACCATTTTAGGTGTCCCACTGGTGAAGAAAATACCTGATAATATATATGATGGCCATGCAAAAGATAGATATGCAATCCTCTTATTTGTgtactttaaatttgaaaactgtCTAGAACATATCAACTAGCCAAGTGAAAGGGAAATTGTCTGACCTTTCTTTTCCATGTTCTGTAACCTCTGTTATAGGCTACTATAGTTTCTTTAGTAGAATCCCCAAATTTCCCCTTTGTGTTCCGAGCATTTTGTATTTTCTCACGGTTGTTAATTGCTTCATGCACTTCCCATTTCCTTTCATATTCTCTACAGTATGTGCGTATTTTATCGATCTGCACAGTGTTTTCCTTGCTCTCCTAATTTTCCTTTCATATTCTCTACTGCATTTATCCATCTGAACAGTGCCTTCCTTTGAATCTTATTATGTGCCATCTCCGTTCTTTCTACTGGATCTCATAGTTCCaatatttcctttttgtttctaAAATCGAGTGCATACTGTTCTAGATCAGTAGAAATTTCTTACTTGAAGTATCTACTGATATATTAGCTCTGTGTAATATTGTTCCTATTGTCATATCTTCTAGGAACTTTTGCAAGGACAATCCTCTGTTTGTGTGGAGGCATGTCTGTGTGTGGGCATGCCTCCACTGCTTTTATATGTATCATTCATGGGGAAATTCAGTTCTTTCCACTGGGAAAACtgaaaaatgaatatttttCTAGATTGTCTATCTTAGTttgtgaaatgggctttaccaTGTCAAGTATTTATGATTATATACATTCTGTGGAGTGTGGATCTGAACATTTCATTTCTTCAAATTTGTTCAACACTGATAACTGTGTTTTATGAATGCTGTTACttatttctttaaaagaaaTGGTGTTCAACGCCCGGCATAACGTCCAGACATGTTCATTTCACGTCCGGCATAACGTCCAGAGCTAACACAGTATGATGATACAAGTTGTGCAGCGTTGACTCTATTATCGgttcttttcttgttttaaagatATAAATTTTTGAGTGAATCGTAATTGTAGTAAGCAAACCGCTGTATTAACAGCCTTTCAAAAAGGGAAAAGCATTACTGTATAACTCAAGTGCAACTCAACAGAAATGATATTGATGCCATGACAATGCCCTGTTATCTGTTAGGCTATCTGTTATGGGCTAGGATTCATGGAGGGTAAACAGCGGCTACACTGATCCTGCAGGCTGCTAAgttttttagttaaatttgcATGTTGTGGACAGTTGCCTCCGTATTCATACTGTTTTGCTTATCATGCAGTCTGCATTTTCAGAGTTTCAGCATTGTATGTTGTCGACAGTTGTCACTCAATTGTGGGATCCATATATAGCCTCTCTATTAATACTGTTTTGATTATCATGCAGTCTGCACTTTCAGAGTTTCACCCTGTAGCTTCTGCATAGAAAACTTTGAATTTTGTAGATAGTTTCTGTGCCATAATTATGTTGTTGGTGTGATAGGTGCTGATTAGCATTTCTCTCTGTGCTGGTATGCTACGAGAGAAGAGTTTTTGATTCAGTAGGAATCTGGTGCCTATCTGTTACCTTTGCTCTCTGTACTTGTCTAGTTTATCTGGACGTTGTTTGTAACAGTTAGCTTCACTGTGAAAATGTCACCGTCCTAGTTCATGTTGAATGTAAAGGGCCATTACACCCAAAAGCCTGTCAAAATGAGATGTTCTTCTTATATGTTACTTCCATCTTTTGTTCGGTGTATACTGTTCTGACAGTTCATGTTCAGACGTTCATGTCATCTGGACACTATAACATAGGCTTTCCTGCTGTTGATCACTGTTTCAGGTAGTGAGAGCCTTCTGTGCTTGGATCACCCCAACAGTTTGCGTTTTGCTGGCATGCGCGGCAGCCTCACGAGCTGCAGGAAGCTTGACTTGATCCGAGTTCGCATTTTTCAGCCAGTCAATCAGTTCATCCTGAACCCTGGTTCTTGCCTTGCCTTTCGGTGCTTGCAGGATGTTCAACATGATCTGACATTCTGTCCTGCCATCGCTGCAAAATGTGTCTTGCTGCTCCTTCATTTCCAGTCAGCCGATCTGGACCTCCAACGCATTCCAGTCCTAATGGTCAGGTTCAAGGTCCATGAACCGATCAAAAACAGTGAAAATTTTAAGATCTCATGGATTTCAAGTGAAATTTTCAATAGTttgtaaaattcaaatttcaagcagtaaatttgattgaaatatgTTGAAATTAGGTGAAAATCATCATCTCATTAGTGGTCGGGATCCGGTGCTCAATATATTGAGATGATGGTTTTCACCTAATTTCAAATATTTCAATCGAATTTACTGCTTGAAATTTAGTACTCAATCTCATAAGTTTGAACT comes from the Oryza glaberrima chromosome 9, OglaRS2, whole genome shotgun sequence genome and includes:
- the LOC127783938 gene encoding Golgi SNAP receptor complex member 1-1-like; the encoded protein is MEASSWDALRKQARRLEAQLDDQMIAYRKLVSMKSDGSENDIESDIERSLKQLQQVNSQMQTWVSSGGSEVLSHTLTRHMEILQDLTQEFYRLRSSLRVKQQHASLLDLRDFDRAKFDVESGDSADQALLREQAAISRSSGQMDNVISHAQATLGTLMSQRSTFGGITTKISNVSSRLPTINHILASIRRKKSMDTIILSLVASVCAFLILVYWLSK
- the LOC127783937 gene encoding probable CCR4-associated factor 1 homolog 7, whose product is MATPAAEKPDGVEIREVWEDNLEAEFAVIREIVDDFPYVAMDTEFPGVVCRPLGTFKSNADFNYATLKANVDMLKLIQLGLTFSNEHGGLPSLGPEGRPCVWQFNFRGFDPRTDVAAADSIDLLRRSGIDFTRHSADGADARRFAELLMSSGVVMNSEVRWVTFHSGYDFGYLLKLLTGTYLPDTITGFFDLIRIYFPVVYDIKHLMRFCNSLHGGLNKLAELLDVERVGICHQAGSDSLLTALSFKKLKEAYFNGLTEKYAGVLYGLGTEGGETSSAAH